DNA from Sphingomonas sp. SUN039:
GACGTCGCCAAGCGGCTGACGACACTCAAGGTCGTCGAACCGCCCAAGCGCACCGCCGGGATCAAGGTTGCCGACGTCGATGCGCTGGTCGCCAAACTCAAGGACATGGGAGTCGCAGCATGAAGACCTTGGTCTGGGTCGAATATGATGCCGGGGGCATCAAGGACGCCACGCTGAGCGCGGTCACCGCCGCGTCGCAACTGGGTGAAGTCCATCTGGTCGTGGCGGGCAAAGGCGTCGCCGACGTCGGTGCCGATGCCGCGAAGATCGCAGGCGTCGGTAAGGTCCATGTCGCCGACGATGCCGCGTTCGACCACGCGCTCGCCGAAAACGTAGCACCGCTCATCGTCGAACTAATGGGCCATCACGACGCGTTCGTCGCGCCCGCCACTGCCAATGGCAAGAACATCGCCCCGCGCGTCGCGGCGTTGCTCGATGTAATGCAGATCAGCGAGATCCTGTCGGTAGAAAGCGCTGACACCTTCACGCGCCCGACCTATGCCGGCAACGCCATCGCGACCGTCCAGTCGAGCGATGCGAAGAAGGTCATTACCGTACGCGGCACCTCGTTTGCCAAGGCCGAGCGTAGCGGCGGCAGCGGCACAGTCGAGGCGGTCGCGTCGACCGGCGACAAGGGAATGTCGTCGTTCGTCAGCGCGGAATTGTCGAAATCCGACCGCCCCGAACTCGCGAGCGCCAAGATCATCGTCTCGGGCGGCCGCGCGTTGCAGAACAGCGAGAACTTTCACGCGATCATCGAACCGCTCGCCGACAAGCTGGGCGCGGGCGTCGGCGCAAGCCGCGCGGCGGTCGATGCGGGCTATGTTCCTAACGACTATCAGGTCGGCCAGACCGGCAAGATCGTGGCCCCCGAAGTGTACATCGCCGTCGGCATCTCGGGCGCGATCCAGCACCTCGCGGGGATGAAGGATTCGAAGACGATCATCGCGATCAACAAGGATGAGGACGCCCCGATCTTCCAGGTGGCGGACATTGGTCTGGTTGGGGATTTGTTCAAGGTGGTGCCGGAGTTGACCGAGAAACTGTAGATTTTTTACTGAAGGGCGTTGCCATGAAAGACCCGCGTGCATTCGTGCAGACCATGATCGCGTTGGCCTCAGCGTCGCTCGGGCTGGTAGCGGCGTTGGCGTGGAACGAGGCGATCAAGGCAACGCTCGCCAAGCTTGGCCTCGGCGACGATCTTGCCGGGCTTTATGCCTATGCCATTGTCGCGACGCTTGTTGCCATTATCGTGCTGTCGTTGCTCGGACGGCTGGCAAGCAAGCTCGGCGGCGAGGCTGCGTTCGAACGCGAAGCCGAGGGCTGATCGGGCCGATCAGCCCTCGGGCAACGCCCAGTCGATTGCTGCCATCCCCCGGCTTTCCAGGAACGCATTCGCCTGCGAGAAGTGCCGACACCCAAAGAACCCGCCGTGCGCGGACAGCGGCGAGGGGTGGACCGATTTGAGCACAAGATGCCGCCCGCCGCGTTCGATGCTGTCGACGAACGACGCCTTTTTCTGCGCGTAGCTACCCCAGAGCAGGAACACGACCGGCTCGGGCTTGGCGGCGACATGGCGGATGACCGCGTCTGTGAACTTCTCCCATCCTCGCCCTTGGTGCGACGCGGCCTTGCTCATCTCGACGGTCAGCACGCTGTTGAGCAGCAACACCCCCTGCTGCGCCCAGTTTTCGAGATGGCCGTGGCGCGGGCGGGCAATGCCCAAATCGCTTTCGAGTTCCTTGAATATATTGACCAGCGACGGCGGTGGCGGGACGTCGGGGCGCACAGAGAAACACAGCCCGTGCGCCTGCCCCGGCCCGTGATAAGGATCCTGCCCGAGGATGACGACGCGAACCTTGTCCGGCGGCGTCAGGTCGAGCGCGCGAAACCACTCGTCGCCACGGGGGAAGATGCGCTTGCCTGCGGCTTTTTCGGCGACAAGGAAGGTCTTGAGCGCGGCCATGTACGGATCGTCGAACTCGGTCCGTAGCGCCGCCAGCCAATCGGGGTGGAGTTTGATCGCTCCGCTCACTGCGCGCGCCCCGCAAAGCGCAACACCGCCACCCCCGCCATCGCACTCAGCAGCGATCCCATTAATACGCCGATCTTGACCGCGTCGGCTTTCGGCGCTGCCGGAAACGCCAGCCCACCGATGAACAGGCTCATCGTAAAGCCGATCCCGCAGAGCAGCGCCACGCCATAGACCTGCGGCCAGCTGGCTTTCGACGGTCGGGTTGCGAGTTTGAGTATCACCGCCAGCCACACACTGCCGAACACGCCTGCCTGCTTGCCGAGGAACAGCCCGAGCGCGATCGCTAGTGGGAGTGGCGCAAATGGCGCGACATCACCGCCGAGCGCGACACCTGCATTGGCAAATCCGAACAGCGGCACGATGCCGAATGCGACCCAAGGGTGCAGGCCATGCTCCATGCGGTGCAGCGTCGAATCTTCGTCATCGGGCGCGCCGGGAGTGTTGACGATTGGGACGGCGAGCGCTGCAAGTACCCCCGCGACCGTTGCGTGAACGCCCGAGAGCAGCATGAAATACCAGAGCAGCGCGAAAGCCGCGAAATACCACAGCGGATGCTTCACGCCCGCGCGGTTCATGCCGAACATGCCACCGAGCACGAGCAGTGCCAGACCCAGTGCAGTCCAGCTCAGCGCGGCGGTGTAGAACAGCGCGATGATCGCGACGGCGCCGACATCGTCGACGATGGCGACCGTCGTCAGGAACAGCTTCAAGGAAGTCGGCGCGCGCTTGCCGAGCAGCGCGAGCAAGCCGAGCGCAAAGGCGATGTCGGTTGCCGCCGGGATCGCCCAGCCGCGCGTCAGGTCCGGCGCGCCGCCGGTCACGCCGAGATACACCAGCGCGGGCACTGCCATCCCCGCCGCTGCCGCAATGAACGGCAGACGACGGTCGGCCCAGCTCGATAGATGCCCGTCGAGGAACTCCCGTTTGATTTCGAGCCCGACGAGCAGGAAGAACACCGCCATCAGCCCGTCGTTGATCCACAGATGCACCGTCATCGGCCCGAGTTTGGGCGTCAGCACCGGCCCGGTTTCGAGATGCAGCACGTGGAAATAGGTCCACGCCAGCGGTGAATTGGCGATCAGCATCGCCAGCGCTGCAGCGCCCATCAACAGGATGCCGCCGGCTGCCTCGGACCGCAGGAACGCGCGCATGGCCGAACGCGGGCGACGGGTAATTTGGCGGAGGGTCGACATGCTTTGTCGTAGCGTAGCGTCAGCGCACGGTGAAGCGAATCCGGTCGATAACCCGCCCCGACGGGTCGAGCAGGGCAAGTTGATGGCTGCCCGGTCCGGCCAGCAGCTGCGGCCGCGCATCGGCATCGCCCAGATCGCGGCGGTCGAGGATCAGCCGGTGCCCCGCGACCGCGCCGGTCACGGCTATCCCCATGCGCTGGCGGTTGACGGGGATATCGGGGTCGAGCGCAAAGACGCTGCCGCTGACCGGATTGACGATGCGCGGGCGGCGCGCGGCGGCGGGGGCGGCAATCTGCGCTGACTGGCCGGTGCCGGTCAGGAACCAGTCGGTACGAGGCGGCTCGATAGCGCTGGCGAAGGTGACCCGGCGCTGCTCAAGGCCCGGTGGACGCGGCGGGGCGGCGCTGGTGCGGCCCCGGTTCAGCGCCACCATCACGTCCCGCCACACCGGTGCCGCGCCGCTGGTGCCCGACACCGCCTTCATGCTGTCGCCTTCGAGATTGCCGACCCACACCGCGACGGTGAAACGGTCGGTGTAGCCGACGCACCAATTGTCGCGCATCGCCTTCGACGTGCCGGTCTTCACGGCCGCCCAGAATGGCAGCCGCAGCGCGCTGTCGACGCCGAAGGTCGAGGAACGCGCCGAGGCGTCGGACAGGATGTCGGATACGATCCAGGCCGCCTGGGGAGACAACACTTGTCTGCCCCGTCCTGCCGGCTCTGACGCACGCAGTCGGAGCGGCGCAAATTGCCCAGCATTGGCGAGGCTGCGATAGGCATTGGCCTGTTCGAGCAACGTCACTTCCGCTGACCCCAGCGCGAGCGAAAAGCCGTAATATTGCCCGTCCTCGACCAGTCCCTTGTAGCCGGTGTCCCACAGCCGGTTGCGGAACGCCTCGACTCCGCCGACCAGCAATGTCCGCACCGCAGGCACGTTGAGCGATCCGGCCAGCGCCGTCCGCACGCTCACCGGCCCCTTGAAGCTACGGTCGTAATTCTGCGGCACGTACAGCCCCGAGGCGGTGTCGAGCTGCACCGGCGAATCGTCGAGGATCGAGGCGGGGGTCAGCCAGCCCTTTTCGATGACCTGCGCGTAGAGGAACGGCTTCAGCGTCGATCCCGCCTGCCGGTACGCGTTCGCGCCGTCGACCTGCGCGGCCGTCGAGCCGAGACCGACTCCGCCGACATAGGCAAGAACATCGCCGGTCGCGTTGTCGACCACGACGACCGCGCCGTCGCGAGCGCGACCTGACCCCAGTCCCTGCAACTGGCGGCTGAGCGCGGCTGTCGCCACGCGCTGGATACCGGCGTCGAGCGTGGTCGTGATCCTCATCCCCGGTTTGTCGAGCAGCCGCGCGGCAAGGTGCGGGGCAAGGCCGGGATCGAGCGCGCGCGCACGTTCGGCAGATAGGGCTGTTGCGGTGGCGGTGCGAAGCGGGTCGCAGTCTGCGACATCCATTCGGCACGCGCGCGCAGCAACGCGCGCGATGGGCGCATTGGGATCGGGCAGTAGCGCCGCGATCACCCGCGCCTCGCTGCGCGTCAGGTCGGCGGGCGTCTTGCCGAACATCGCCTGTGCCGCCGCCCCGATCCCCTGCGCTTCGCCGCGAAAGCCCGCGAGGTTGAAATAGGCTTCGAGAATCTCGTCCTTCGACCAGCGCCCCTCGAGCGCCCATGCCGCGCGCATCTGGCGCAGCTTGTCGCGCCACCCGCGCGCGCCCGGTCGGGCGAGATCGGGCGACAGGAAACCCGCCACCTGCATCGAGATGGTCGACGCACCGCGCGCGCGTTCTCCCGAAAGCCGCGCCCGGATCGCGCTGCCGAGCGCCACGAAATCGACCCCGCCATGGTCGCGGAACCGTTTGTCCTCGCTGGCAACGACGGTGCCGACCAGCGCAGGCGACATGGCATCGAGCGGCACCCACGCCAGCCGCCGCGCCTTGAACGCGACGCGCTCGCTGTCGAGCAAGGTGCCGTTGCGGTCGTAAAGCCAGGCTTCGGACGGCTGCCATGCGGCGACGACGCGGGCGTAGGTCGGAAGCGGCGGCGGGAGAGTGAGGAAGAACGCAATTGCGACCAGCAAAGCGGCGACGCCGGGCACGACGCGACTCAGGCGAATCGGCCCAAATGGGTGCGTTAACTTCACAAGCTTCACCGGGTCAGGCAACAATTCGGGCCTCTCCTCACCGGACAACGATATGCGCCCAACGCGGTAGATTTACCTGAATTGAAGTTACGTGTCAAGTAAAATGTCCAAATAGGTTATTTCTGGCACCTGTCAAAGCCCCACCTCCACTCCCTTGTTCGGCAGCGCCGCGCGGACCTCAGGCGAATACATCGCCTCGACGCGCGTCGGCGGCAGCGAGAAGCGCCCGACGCCGTTCAGGCGCACGACGTAACTCACCGTCGCCCGCCCGCGCGGCATCCAGCCGAAATAGCCGCGCCACGCATCGCGGCCGCGCTCTACATAGCTCGGCGTCGTGCCCGATCCGCCCGCCAGACTGCCGAGGATCGATGATTGTCCGCCCAGCCCGCCGACAATGCTGGCCCCCGGCGGCACCGGGTCGCTGATCACGACCCAGGTCCGGTCGGCGGTCGCATCGACGTTGATCGTGACCTTCATCACATCTCCGCGCGTCAGACGACCCTTGACCTTCTGGCTGACCATCTCGGTCGATTTCTCGATCCGGTAACCGGCGTAGAGCGGCTGCATCAGCGGCACGGCGGCGCTGACCGACACCGTCGCCCATGGTCCCGCGCCGCCCGACTGGGCGAGCGTCAGCGGTCCCGCGACGGCGGGCAGTCGCAACGGCGATGCATTCGCCGCCATCGGCCAGCCCTGCGTCCGGCTGACACCGCCCAAAGCGACCGTCGTCGTTCCCGTGACCGCGCTCGCCGGATAGAGCGTCGCGAACCGCCGCGCGACGACCGTGCCCCAGGCGTTGGCGGGCGTCGTGTCCCAGCTGCCGCGCTGTTGGCGCAGCGCCACCCCGACCATCATTTTCGGTCCCTCATTATCCCAGCCGGGACGTCCGAGGATCGCACCAAGCGCTTTGAGCACCATCTCGTCATCGCTGACCATCATCCACCACGGCGCAGTTGAAGCGTCCGTCAGGTCGATCCGCGTGCCTTCATAGACCAGCCGCCGACGCAGCGTCCCCTCCGCCACACCGCGCAGCGCCGCCGCATTCTTCAGTCCCGGCGTCCGGTCGATCGCGACCAGCCAGTCGGACAGGGCACCCGTCGGCATATCGGCCGGCGCGATATCGATGGCCCCGAGCAACGCCGGACTCGACGCACCGTTGCGCGCGAGCGCGGCCAGTGCCGCAACCTTGAGCAAGCGGTTATCGACCGGCCCATAGCTGTCCGCCTTCAGCCGCCCCTCGATTACCGCCTTGAGCGCCTCGACCGCTTTCGCCTTGCCTGCTTCGGGCATCGCGAAACCCGCTTCTGCGGTCATCGACAGCGCATAGGCCGTCAGCGCCTCCGACCCCGGCCATTCGCCTGGGAAATAGCGGATCAGGCCGTTGCTGTCCTGATAGGTCGGCAGCGCCCCCGCGAGCGCGCCCCAGGCACCCGCATCGCCGAGGACCACCGCGCGGCTCAATTGCTGTTCGAAACAATTATACGGATAGGCCGCCATATACGCCCGCACTCCGGCAAGCGGCGGCGCGAGGCTGTCGCTGAGTTTCACATCTACATAGCTGCCCGTCAGCGCGCCTGCAGGTGGAGCGATGGGGATATTCCCGCCGCTGCCGACCCGCGCCAGCGTCGCCGCCCACACCTCGAACGGCACGGCGGGGACGATGTCCTGCGACGCGGCGACGCGGTCGATGGCCTTGCCGTCCTCGGACTTCGCCTCGACGACCCAGTCGAGTTTCGCTAGCCCCTCAGGCGCGGTCAGGTTCCAGGTCACCGCCTGTGCGCTGCCGGGGGCGAGATCGACGGTCAGCGGCTTGCCATCGGCAATGCCGGGGTTGACCTTCACCGTGGCGGTCACGCGCATCGGCTTGTCGCTCGAATTGCGGAGCGTGAAGCTCGCACCGAAGAAGTCGCCGCTGCGGACCAGCGGCGGCAATGCGGAGAACAGCTGCAAGTCCTGGCTCGTCCGCACGCTCGCCATGCCAGTGCCGAACAGGTCGGGGCCGGAGGTCGCAATCGCGACCATCTTGAACGACGACAGCGCGTCAGACAGCTGCACCGGAATGCGCGCATGGCCGTTGGCATCGAGCGTGACGCGGCCTTTCCACATGAGGACGGGCTTGAAATCGTCACGCGTGACCGCCGTTGCATCGCCGCCGCCGCCGCCCGCCTCGACTGCCTTCTTGCCATAGTGACGCTTGCCGACGACCTGAGTTTGGCCGGTCGAGGTCAGCACGTCGAGCGTGCGTTCACCCATCATCGCGTCGAGCAATTTCCAGCTCTCGTTCGATTGTAGCTGCAACAGCGCCTCGTCGACGGCGGCGAACGCGATTTCGGCCGACCGCGCAGGTTTGCCGTCGGGCTGCGTCACTGCGACATCGACCTGCGCGGTCTCGCGGATCGCATATTTCGGCTTGTCGGCAACGACCTTGACGCCGAGGCTGTGCCCTTCCCAGCCGACCTGCACCTTGGCGATGCCGAGCCGGTAGCTCGGCTTGGCAAGATCGACGAGCGCAGTCGGCTCGGCCCCCTCGCGGCTGAGGAAGGGCAGGTTCCAGCGTTTGGCGAGGTCGGCCCACCAGAGAGTCCAGCCGCCGATGCGCCCGCGAACGGCCATCACCGACACATAGACATCGGGGGCGTAGCTGGCGGGCATCGGCACCGACACCACCGGATCCTTGCCCGATAGCTGGGTCACGAAACTCGACAGTACGCCCTCGCGCTCGACGGTCACCAGCGCGGTCGCGTTGCGAAACGGCATCCGCACCTGGAACTTGGCGGTCTCGCCCGATTTATACGCCTTGTTCTCCGCGATCAGGTCCATGCGGTCGCCATTGTCGCCGCCGAACCACCAGTCGTCCTCGCCCGCGAGCCACACCGTGCGGACCGCGCGGGCAACATTGCCGTCGGCATCGGTGGTGGTCGCCACCGCCACGACTTCGCCCGAGACGCCGGGGTCGAGCTTGCAGTTGGCCAGCCCCTTGTCGTCGGTCGTCGCCGAACAGCTCGCGCCGATCTTCGTCACCTTCGACTGGTTGTCATAGGCATAGAACCCGCCGATCAGCCGCCGTCGCGCGGTAATCGTCTCGCGGGTGTAGAGGTCGACCGAGACCCGCTGGCCCTTCTTAACCTTATTCTCGGCATCGAGCGCGACGAACTGCAACCGCAGGTCGCTGTCGCGCATCAGCCAGCCGTCGGTCTTCATGCCCAGCTTCACCGCCGCCGGATTGAGCAGCAGCGTGCGCGATGCGGTCAGTGTTTCGCCATTGGCGTCGAGATAATCCATCTCGACCGTCATCGCGGTGGTCGCCTCGACGGCCTGCGCGATTTCGATCTGGGTCTGCGCGGTGCCGTCGTCCTTCAGCGTGACCGGCAAAGTCTGCGACAGCGGCAAGGGCGTATCGGGCGCATTGCCGTCGCCGTCGAGCGGGGTCGTTCCCTCCTTCAGCGCTTCGCCGCCAAAGGTCCAGCCGTCCCAGCCTTGCGGGTCGACATAGCTCGTCGAGAAGGCGGTGCGGAGCGCAACCGGCAGGTTCGACGCGCCGCCGCCCGACAAATAGCCGACGAACAGGTCGAGCGGGACCAGCTTGGGTCGCACCAGCGCTTCCTTCGGCCCCGTTACCGTCGCGCGCATCGTCGGCAGCTTATACTCGTCAACGCGCACCGACTGGCCGGTGTAGATCGTCTTGTCGCCGACTATGATGTTGAGATCGTAGTCGCCGAGCGGCGCCTCCGCAGGCGCTGTCCAACTCGACTCGCCGACCCCGTCCGCGCCGATCTTCACCGGCATGTCGAACTGGGTTTCGCTGCCCCGGTGCGACAGCCGCAGCGTGCCCTCGATCCCCTGCGCCAAAGCGAACCCCGCGCCCACGGGTTTGCGCAGGATGTGCTTCATGTTGACCGTCTCACCCTGCTTCATCAGGGTCCGGTCGAACACGGTGTGCAGGATGTCGTCACGCTCCGAATAGCCATAGGGCAAGTCGAAATCATAGGGACGGATGCCCTGCCCCCAGTCGGTCAGCGTGAAGCTGAAATCATCGGCCAGCCGCGCCGAAACCATCAGCGGGTGCGCCTCCGAACTCTCGTCGCAACTGCCATAGGTTTCGGGTTGCGGCAGGCCGGACGTCACGAGCAGTCGCCCTTCAGCGTCGCTCTTGCCGCGCGCAAGCAGCTTGCCTGAACAACTGTCGGTTATGCGGACATCCGCTCCTGCGACCGCCTTGCCGCTGTCGAGCGCGGTCACCCAGGCCAGCGAGCCTTCGCGCCCCCATTTGAAATGCACGGCCATGTTGGTGACGAGCGCACCCGCAGTCACGTAACGTACGGCATCGCGGCCGAGCAGGGCCTTGCCGAGAATGGGTGACGCCAATTCGACGACGTAGAATCCTGGGCGCGCGAAGCCCACGCCGACGACCTCGAAGTCCTTTCCCTTACCGGGCAGATCGAGTTGCAGCGGCTTTCCGCCGCCAGTCAGCAGCGGCGTTGCCCCGGTGTAATTGACCGTCTTGCGATTGCCGTCCTTGTCCTCGGGGCCTTCCTCACGAAAGTCGTTCTCGTTCGCCTTGCCGAGCCGTCGCAGCCAGTCGGCGACGACCCCGTCCTGCGAGTCACTGCCATCGACGCGCATCATGTTGCCCTGGATGGGGCGCATGTTCATGGCGAGCTGCGGTTCCACAGCGCGAACGGTCACCGGCAGGGAGCTGCCCGCCTTTGATTCGATGATCCCGAAGGGCGCCGCGAACTTCACCAGCGGCGGTGCCGGGTCGAACTTGACCTGCAAAGGAAAGCGCTCGCCATTGGCGAGCGTACGCCCGCTCGCGTCCTTGATATTTGCAGGCAACGTCAGCGTTGCTGCCTGCGCCTCGGGGAACGGTCCCTTGAAATCGAGGTCGGCGATCTCGGGATCGCTGCGGTCTTCGTCGGCGATCTTGGGCGTCCGCACCGTGCCGTCGGCAAAGGTCAGCTTGATCGCTTTTGCCAGCGCCATCGGGATCGGTGCAGCGAACCGCACGTGCGCGTCGCTAACCGGGTTGCAGCCCGCTTGCGGGTTGACACGGCTGCATTCCCAGCGTGCCTCGAACGCTTTGCGCACGGTGAAGTCGAACCGCTGGAGCCTACCCGCCGTACGCCCGTCGGCGCTTGCGACGCCCGCATCCCACACCAGCGCGACATCGCGTCCGGCGGGCAGCGGGCGACGGCATTTGACGGGCACGATCGTCGAGAGCGCCTTGGCCTTGTCGGCGGCGTTGGTCGGCAATGTCTGTGGCTGGCCCGCTTGATCGAGGAAGTTGCGGAGCTGCCAGCTGTCTTCACCCAACCCGTCGATGATTGTCGCGGCGACCTCGGGCTTCAGCACATCGACGGCGATCTTTTCGCCGATACCATCGACCGCGCAATAGGCGTTGGCCCCCACCGATGCCGCCGTCGGCGCGACATTGGTCGCGACAAGGAAAACCTGTTCCTCCTCGATGTCCGAGTCATTGCCGCTCAGCACGCCGCGTGCTGACGGACCGCCGGTATCAATCGTGAAATTCTTCGCCCCCTCGACCTGCGCGCCCCGCGCCGAGGCGAGATTGTCGTTCAGGTCGACTTTGCAGGTCAGCCCGCCGGGAAGCGCCTTTTCGAAATCATAGACAAAGGTCTGCGTATCGACCCAGCGCCCGTTCGCGCCAATCGGACAGGTGATCTTGGCCGGCGGCGTCGCGCGTGGATCGCCGAGCGGTACCATCGCCTCCGAAAAGCGCATCGTGAAGCGTTCGATGGCCCCGCCATTTGCACCCGCCGAACCCGGCGTTGCCAGAACGACTTGCGGCGCGGCGCTGCCGATGGCGATCAAGGGAACCGCACATAGTCCGAGCGCCAGCCACCGCCACCGAATCCGCATCGACGATCTCCCTTGGCAGCCATGGTCCGACAAGCATCGGGACGAGTCCAGTGGCCGTCGTAAATTTCGACCCGGC
Protein-coding regions in this window:
- the nhaA gene encoding Na+/H+ antiporter NhaA, with amino-acid sequence MSTLRQITRRPRSAMRAFLRSEAAGGILLMGAAALAMLIANSPLAWTYFHVLHLETGPVLTPKLGPMTVHLWINDGLMAVFFLLVGLEIKREFLDGHLSSWADRRLPFIAAAAGMAVPALVYLGVTGGAPDLTRGWAIPAATDIAFALGLLALLGKRAPTSLKLFLTTVAIVDDVGAVAIIALFYTAALSWTALGLALLVLGGMFGMNRAGVKHPLWYFAAFALLWYFMLLSGVHATVAGVLAALAVPIVNTPGAPDDEDSTLHRMEHGLHPWVAFGIVPLFGFANAGVALGGDVAPFAPLPLAIALGLFLGKQAGVFGSVWLAVILKLATRPSKASWPQVYGVALLCGIGFTMSLFIGGLAFPAAPKADAVKIGVLMGSLLSAMAGVAVLRFAGRAQ
- a CDS encoding DUF5654 family protein — its product is MKDPRAFVQTMIALASASLGLVAALAWNEAIKATLAKLGLGDDLAGLYAYAIVATLVAIIVLSLLGRLASKLGGEAAFEREAEG
- the ung gene encoding uracil-DNA glycosylase; its protein translation is MSGAIKLHPDWLAALRTEFDDPYMAALKTFLVAEKAAGKRIFPRGDEWFRALDLTPPDKVRVVILGQDPYHGPGQAHGLCFSVRPDVPPPPSLVNIFKELESDLGIARPRHGHLENWAQQGVLLLNSVLTVEMSKAASHQGRGWEKFTDAVIRHVAAKPEPVVFLLWGSYAQKKASFVDSIERGGRHLVLKSVHPSPLSAHGGFFGCRHFSQANAFLESRGMAAIDWALPEG
- a CDS encoding alpha-2-macroglobulin, coding for MRIRWRWLALGLCAVPLIAIGSAAPQVVLATPGSAGANGGAIERFTMRFSEAMVPLGDPRATPPAKITCPIGANGRWVDTQTFVYDFEKALPGGLTCKVDLNDNLASARGAQVEGAKNFTIDTGGPSARGVLSGNDSDIEEEQVFLVATNVAPTAASVGANAYCAVDGIGEKIAVDVLKPEVAATIIDGLGEDSWQLRNFLDQAGQPQTLPTNAADKAKALSTIVPVKCRRPLPAGRDVALVWDAGVASADGRTAGRLQRFDFTVRKAFEARWECSRVNPQAGCNPVSDAHVRFAAPIPMALAKAIKLTFADGTVRTPKIADEDRSDPEIADLDFKGPFPEAQAATLTLPANIKDASGRTLANGERFPLQVKFDPAPPLVKFAAPFGIIESKAGSSLPVTVRAVEPQLAMNMRPIQGNMMRVDGSDSQDGVVADWLRRLGKANENDFREEGPEDKDGNRKTVNYTGATPLLTGGGKPLQLDLPGKGKDFEVVGVGFARPGFYVVELASPILGKALLGRDAVRYVTAGALVTNMAVHFKWGREGSLAWVTALDSGKAVAGADVRITDSCSGKLLARGKSDAEGRLLVTSGLPQPETYGSCDESSEAHPLMVSARLADDFSFTLTDWGQGIRPYDFDLPYGYSERDDILHTVFDRTLMKQGETVNMKHILRKPVGAGFALAQGIEGTLRLSHRGSETQFDMPVKIGADGVGESSWTAPAEAPLGDYDLNIIVGDKTIYTGQSVRVDEYKLPTMRATVTGPKEALVRPKLVPLDLFVGYLSGGGASNLPVALRTAFSTSYVDPQGWDGWTFGGEALKEGTTPLDGDGNAPDTPLPLSQTLPVTLKDDGTAQTQIEIAQAVEATTAMTVEMDYLDANGETLTASRTLLLNPAAVKLGMKTDGWLMRDSDLRLQFVALDAENKVKKGQRVSVDLYTRETITARRRLIGGFYAYDNQSKVTKIGASCSATTDDKGLANCKLDPGVSGEVVAVATTTDADGNVARAVRTVWLAGEDDWWFGGDNGDRMDLIAENKAYKSGETAKFQVRMPFRNATALVTVEREGVLSSFVTQLSGKDPVVSVPMPASYAPDVYVSVMAVRGRIGGWTLWWADLAKRWNLPFLSREGAEPTALVDLAKPSYRLGIAKVQVGWEGHSLGVKVVADKPKYAIRETAQVDVAVTQPDGKPARSAEIAFAAVDEALLQLQSNESWKLLDAMMGERTLDVLTSTGQTQVVGKRHYGKKAVEAGGGGGDATAVTRDDFKPVLMWKGRVTLDANGHARIPVQLSDALSSFKMVAIATSGPDLFGTGMASVRTSQDLQLFSALPPLVRSGDFFGASFTLRNSSDKPMRVTATVKVNPGIADGKPLTVDLAPGSAQAVTWNLTAPEGLAKLDWVVEAKSEDGKAIDRVAASQDIVPAVPFEVWAATLARVGSGGNIPIAPPAGALTGSYVDVKLSDSLAPPLAGVRAYMAAYPYNCFEQQLSRAVVLGDAGAWGALAGALPTYQDSNGLIRYFPGEWPGSEALTAYALSMTAEAGFAMPEAGKAKAVEALKAVIEGRLKADSYGPVDNRLLKVAALAALARNGASSPALLGAIDIAPADMPTGALSDWLVAIDRTPGLKNAAALRGVAEGTLRRRLVYEGTRIDLTDASTAPWWMMVSDDEMVLKALGAILGRPGWDNEGPKMMVGVALRQQRGSWDTTPANAWGTVVARRFATLYPASAVTGTTTVALGGVSRTQGWPMAANASPLRLPAVAGPLTLAQSGGAGPWATVSVSAAVPLMQPLYAGYRIEKSTEMVSQKVKGRLTRGDVMKVTINVDATADRTWVVISDPVPPGASIVGGLGGQSSILGSLAGGSGTTPSYVERGRDAWRGYFGWMPRGRATVSYVVRLNGVGRFSLPPTRVEAMYSPEVRAALPNKGVEVGL
- the pbpC gene encoding penicillin-binding protein 1C, coding for MPGVAALLVAIAFFLTLPPPLPTYARVVAAWQPSEAWLYDRNGTLLDSERVAFKARRLAWVPLDAMSPALVGTVVASEDKRFRDHGGVDFVALGSAIRARLSGERARGASTISMQVAGFLSPDLARPGARGWRDKLRQMRAAWALEGRWSKDEILEAYFNLAGFRGEAQGIGAAAQAMFGKTPADLTRSEARVIAALLPDPNAPIARVAARACRMDVADCDPLRTATATALSAERARALDPGLAPHLAARLLDKPGMRITTTLDAGIQRVATAALSRQLQGLGSGRARDGAVVVVDNATGDVLAYVGGVGLGSTAAQVDGANAYRQAGSTLKPFLYAQVIEKGWLTPASILDDSPVQLDTASGLYVPQNYDRSFKGPVSVRTALAGSLNVPAVRTLLVGGVEAFRNRLWDTGYKGLVEDGQYYGFSLALGSAEVTLLEQANAYRSLANAGQFAPLRLRASEPAGRGRQVLSPQAAWIVSDILSDASARSSTFGVDSALRLPFWAAVKTGTSKAMRDNWCVGYTDRFTVAVWVGNLEGDSMKAVSGTSGAAPVWRDVMVALNRGRTSAAPPRPPGLEQRRVTFASAIEPPRTDWFLTGTGQSAQIAAPAAARRPRIVNPVSGSVFALDPDIPVNRQRMGIAVTGAVAGHRLILDRRDLGDADARPQLLAGPGSHQLALLDPSGRVIDRIRFTVR
- a CDS encoding electron transfer flavoprotein subunit alpha/FixB family protein, with amino-acid sequence MKTLVWVEYDAGGIKDATLSAVTAASQLGEVHLVVAGKGVADVGADAAKIAGVGKVHVADDAAFDHALAENVAPLIVELMGHHDAFVAPATANGKNIAPRVAALLDVMQISEILSVESADTFTRPTYAGNAIATVQSSDAKKVITVRGTSFAKAERSGGSGTVEAVASTGDKGMSSFVSAELSKSDRPELASAKIIVSGGRALQNSENFHAIIEPLADKLGAGVGASRAAVDAGYVPNDYQVGQTGKIVAPEVYIAVGISGAIQHLAGMKDSKTIIAINKDEDAPIFQVADIGLVGDLFKVVPELTEKL